One region of Bacteroidales bacterium genomic DNA includes:
- a CDS encoding alanine dehydrogenase — MNDKNLNMEFSGQMMPAEERLELKRKKSSIRFGVPKEIAFQENRVSLAPESVALIVENGHEVVVQRGAGKNASFSDEEYAEAGAILTDNAEEVYKCNFILKVAPMLYSEIDMLQNRQIIVSALNYPMQTEKYFAKLAQHKATAVAYEFIKDNHGAYPVSRAMSEITGYAAIQLAAEYLSKSGIGKGKLLGGVPGITPVEVVIIGSGTVATNAARAALACGAVVKVFDNRIYKLRRLQNNLGNFIFTSIIQPKVLAKSIKNADVVIGALHSFYTRPGIIVTEDMVRSMKKGSVIVDISIDQGGCVETSAVTTHNDPIFVKHDVIHYCVPNIPSRVPQTASYALSNFFTPIMIEVGNSGGVETFLKQQLSMRNGVYMYNGVLTNRMLGEQFGITSRSLDLLLAGFNM, encoded by the coding sequence ATGAATGATAAAAATTTAAACATGGAATTTTCAGGGCAAATGATGCCTGCTGAAGAAAGATTAGAACTAAAACGTAAAAAAAGTAGCATTAGGTTTGGTGTGCCTAAAGAAATCGCTTTTCAGGAGAACAGGGTTTCCTTGGCGCCAGAAAGTGTCGCTTTAATTGTAGAAAACGGGCATGAGGTTGTTGTGCAGCGTGGTGCTGGGAAAAATGCTAGTTTTAGTGATGAAGAATATGCAGAAGCAGGAGCAATTCTTACAGACAATGCCGAAGAGGTTTATAAATGCAATTTTATTTTAAAAGTTGCACCAATGCTTTATTCTGAGATTGATATGTTGCAAAATAGACAAATTATTGTTTCTGCATTAAATTATCCAATGCAAACTGAGAAATATTTTGCGAAGTTAGCTCAACATAAAGCAACGGCTGTTGCCTATGAATTTATAAAAGACAACCATGGTGCTTACCCTGTGTCTAGGGCTATGAGCGAAATAACAGGATATGCGGCTATACAGTTAGCTGCGGAATATTTAAGTAAAAGCGGAATTGGAAAGGGAAAACTTTTGGGAGGTGTTCCTGGAATTACTCCAGTTGAAGTTGTTATTATTGGAAGTGGGACAGTGGCTACAAATGCTGCTCGTGCGGCTTTAGCATGTGGTGCTGTTGTAAAAGTGTTTGACAATCGCATATACAAGTTGCGTAGATTGCAAAATAATCTTGGGAACTTTATTTTTACATCTATTATACAGCCCAAAGTATTAGCAAAATCGATAAAAAATGCAGATGTGGTAATTGGTGCATTACATTCGTTTTATACTAGACCCGGTATTATTGTTACAGAAGATATGGTTAGAAGTATGAAGAAAGGTTCGGTTATTGTAGATATTAGCATTGATCAAGGAGGATGTGTCGAAACTTCTGCTGTAACCACGCATAATGATCCTATTTTTGTAAAACATGATGTAATCCATTATTGTGTGCCAAATATTCCTTCAAGGGTTCCACAGACTGCGTCTTATGCCCTTAGCAATTTCTTTACTCCCATAATGATTGAAGTAGGAAATTCAGGCGGAGTGGAAACATTCCTAAAGCAGCAATTATCTATGCGAAATGGAGTTTATATGTACAATGGTGTACTTACAAACAGAATGCTTGGAGAACAATTTGGAATAACAAGTAGAAGCCTTGACTTATTACTTGCAGGTTTTAATATGTGA
- a CDS encoding glycogen/starch synthase, translating to MEKVKVLYVAQEINPYLRDSHMGYICRHLPQATQESGKEIRTFMPRFGCINERRHQLHEVIRLSGMNIIINNTDHPLIIKVASIQQARMQVYFIDSEDYFHRKYILHDKDNKFFKDNDARAVFFNRGVLETVKKLGWAPDVIHCHGWMSGLTAPYVKNVYSKHPLFSESKIIISLYDDHFSEYFSENLIQNILLDDLSEEHLAHMKKERNYMGWMKTAIDYADGIIIGSDNVNKELLDYAQKSKLPILDYQNEENYIEEYNNFYSQIMVNEEINC from the coding sequence ATGGAAAAAGTAAAGGTTTTGTACGTTGCACAAGAGATTAATCCTTATTTACGCGATAGCCATATGGGATATATTTGCAGACATTTACCTCAAGCAACACAAGAGTCTGGAAAAGAAATACGAACATTTATGCCTAGATTTGGGTGTATTAACGAACGCAGACATCAATTGCATGAAGTAATTCGTCTTTCAGGAATGAATATCATAATAAACAATACTGACCATCCTCTGATTATAAAAGTTGCAAGTATTCAACAAGCTAGAATGCAAGTATATTTTATTGATAGCGAAGATTATTTCCATCGTAAATACATTTTACATGATAAAGATAATAAATTCTTTAAGGATAATGATGCTCGTGCAGTATTTTTTAATCGTGGCGTTTTAGAAACAGTAAAAAAACTAGGATGGGCTCCAGATGTTATTCATTGCCATGGTTGGATGTCTGGTCTCACTGCTCCTTACGTAAAAAATGTATATAGCAAACATCCTCTTTTCTCAGAAAGTAAAATTATAATTTCTCTTTATGATGATCATTTTTCAGAATATTTCTCAGAAAATCTCATTCAAAATATACTTTTAGATGATTTGTCTGAAGAGCACTTAGCTCATATGAAAAAAGAAAGAAATTATATGGGCTGGATGAAAACTGCTATTGACTATGCTGATGGAATAATCATCGGTTCTGATAATGTAAACAAAGAATTACTAGATTATGCACAAAAAAGCAAATTGCCAATCTTAGATTATCAAAACGAAGAAAATTATATTGAAGAATATAACAATTTTTATAGCCAAATTATGGTTAATGAAGAAATAAATTGTTAA
- a CDS encoding acyl carrier protein — protein sequence MSEIEEKVKAIIVDKLGVDVAEVKPEASFTNDLGADSLDQVELIMEFEKAFDLQIPDDQAEKIGTVGDAIKYIEENKK from the coding sequence ATGTCAGAAATAGAAGAAAAAGTAAAAGCAATTATCGTTGACAAATTAGGCGTTGACGTAGCCGAAGTAAAACCTGAAGCAAGCTTCACAAATGATCTCGGCGCAGATTCACTTGACCAAGTGGAACTTATCATGGAATTTGAAAAAGCATTTGATTTACAAATTCCAGATGACCAAGCAGAAAAGATTGGCACCGTAGGTGATGCAATCAAATATATTGAAGAAAATAAAAAATAA
- the rfaE2 gene encoding D-glycero-beta-D-manno-heptose 1-phosphate adenylyltransferase, giving the protein MNIQQQIQNKIFSRNELIKQVEVWKSAKNKIVFTNGCFDIIHPGHVMYLIKAAELGNKLIIGLNTDSSVSRLKGPTRPVLQEKERALLLAAFQFIDAVCLFEEDTPYNLIKQIMPDVLVKGKDYKVEQIAGSDIVLQNGGKVETIDLVDGFSTTNLIDKIKKM; this is encoded by the coding sequence ATGAATATTCAGCAGCAAATTCAAAATAAAATTTTTTCAAGAAACGAGCTTATTAAGCAAGTTGAAGTTTGGAAATCGGCAAAAAACAAAATTGTTTTTACAAATGGATGCTTTGACATAATTCATCCGGGGCACGTGATGTATTTGATTAAAGCCGCAGAATTAGGGAATAAGCTAATTATAGGATTGAACACGGATTCATCTGTGAGCCGATTGAAAGGACCAACTAGACCTGTTTTGCAAGAAAAAGAAAGAGCTTTGTTGTTGGCTGCATTTCAATTTATAGATGCTGTTTGCCTTTTTGAAGAGGACACTCCGTATAATTTGATAAAACAAATAATGCCCGATGTGTTAGTTAAAGGAAAAGATTATAAAGTAGAGCAAATTGCTGGCTCAGACATTGTTTTGCAAAATGGAGGAAAAGTAGAAACAATAGACCTTGTTGATGGCTTTAGCACTACAAATTTGATTGATAAAATTAAAAAAATGTAA
- a CDS encoding flippase-like domain-containing protein: MKKNYIKIIKTIFFIGLGLFFIFFFWGKLDKEQQQEIIDNFLKANYFWIFLAFVAGVFSHILRSARWNLLIETVDSSPPLITTFNSVMAGYLANLAVPRLGEITRAAMLSKKTKTSFDKIFGTVLAERAFDLLFYILLFFITIFFYWGTIGDYVSKRFLIADKGTSFFSSWTFIIIVSIVILTIIFIWVLRKFKHKKTVINIRNFFANILKGILSIFRIKKVFLFFVYTIAMWIMYLLMVYLAFFSIPLSLDNCLEVAFLVLVFGTIGIIIIQGGIGIYPIIVSEIMLIFGVDVATGYSIGWIAWLVQTILIIIFGMIAFILVNYKNKDEYSAANSK, translated from the coding sequence TTGAAAAAGAACTATATAAAAATTATTAAGACTATATTTTTTATAGGACTGGGTTTGTTTTTTATTTTTTTCTTTTGGGGAAAATTAGATAAAGAGCAGCAACAAGAAATAATTGATAATTTTTTAAAAGCAAATTATTTTTGGATTTTTTTAGCTTTTGTTGCAGGAGTTTTTAGTCATATTTTGCGTTCAGCTAGATGGAATCTACTTATTGAAACTGTTGATAGCTCTCCGCCACTTATAACCACGTTTAATTCTGTAATGGCTGGCTATTTGGCTAATTTAGCAGTGCCAAGACTTGGAGAAATTACTCGTGCGGCTATGTTATCAAAAAAAACAAAGACTTCTTTTGACAAAATTTTTGGAACAGTATTGGCAGAGCGGGCTTTTGATTTGCTTTTTTATATATTATTGTTTTTTATAACGATATTTTTTTATTGGGGAACAATAGGAGATTATGTGAGCAAGAGGTTTTTGATTGCTGATAAAGGCACCAGTTTTTTTTCAAGTTGGACTTTTATTATTATTGTTTCAATTGTCATTTTAACAATTATATTTATTTGGGTGTTAAGAAAATTTAAGCACAAAAAAACTGTTATTAATATAAGAAATTTTTTTGCTAATATTTTAAAAGGAATATTATCAATTTTTAGAATTAAAAAAGTGTTTTTATTTTTTGTATATACCATTGCCATGTGGATAATGTATCTACTAATGGTATATCTTGCTTTTTTCAGCATTCCATTGAGCTTGGACAATTGTCTTGAGGTGGCTTTTTTAGTTCTTGTTTTCGGAACAATTGGAATAATTATAATTCAAGGAGGCATTGGTATTTATCCAATAATTGTTTCAGAAATAATGCTTATTTTTGGTGTAGATGTGGCTACTGGCTATTCAATTGGCTGGATTGCGTGGCTCGTACAAACAATTTTAATAATCATTTTCGGAATGATTGCGTTTATACTTGTAAATTATAAAAATAAAGATGAATATTCAGCAGCAAATTCAAAATAA
- a CDS encoding aspartate 1-decarboxylase has translation MMIQVLKSKIHKANVTEANLYYTGSITIDENLMEAANLIEFEKVHVLNINNGERLETYVIKGDRGSGVICLNGPAARKVAPGDQVIIISYCSLDSEEAKTFKPTIIFPDKTNRL, from the coding sequence ATGATGATACAAGTATTAAAAAGTAAAATACATAAAGCTAACGTAACAGAAGCCAATTTATATTATACAGGCAGCATTACTATTGATGAAAATTTAATGGAGGCTGCTAACTTAATCGAATTTGAAAAAGTTCATGTGTTAAATATAAATAATGGCGAGCGATTAGAAACTTATGTTATTAAAGGGGACAGAGGCAGTGGCGTTATTTGTTTGAATGGTCCTGCTGCTCGCAAAGTAGCTCCGGGAGATCAAGTAATAATCATTTCCTATTGCTCTCTTGATTCTGAAGAAGCAAAAACGTTTAAACCAACAATTATATTTCCTGACAAAACAAATAGATTATAA
- a CDS encoding HAMP domain-containing histidine kinase, with protein MDLYRKKKIWKRVLFLVALAIIAVSLWYSNGLVKKIAKDEREKIKIWANAIQQKAALVSYTNDFFKKIEIEERNRVEIWAEATRRLINAGINEDLSFYTLIIAGNNTIPVVLTDKNLNIIAAKNVDFSTDTVKVFDKEKFKDFMQNDPIIVSYGNIINYLYFKESILFSELRVVLDDLTESFFSEVVINSASVPVLIMDSTKTKIFSSGNVDESILKDSVKLKELILTMEGQNNPIIINFEGTGKKYIYYKNSFLLTQLKYYTFIQLFIVAIFIIIAYLVFNTTQKSEQNSVWVGMAKETAHQLGTPISSMLAWLDFIEADEKNKIYIEELRKDIKRLQDVSDRFNNIGSNPDLPLTPIAHSIYDSVRYIQSRASKKVIINIQFPEDERSLIPLNNNLFSWVMENLLKNAIDAMNGEGTIDISILKMPKYIIVDISDTGRGFAKANYKTVFRPGYTTKKRGWGLGLTLSKRIIEEYHKGKLFVYSSVIGKGTTFRIQLPYKQ; from the coding sequence ATGGACTTATATCGTAAAAAGAAAATTTGGAAGCGGGTTCTGTTTTTGGTTGCATTGGCTATAATTGCTGTTTCTCTTTGGTATAGCAATGGATTGGTGAAAAAAATAGCCAAAGATGAAAGGGAAAAAATTAAAATTTGGGCAAACGCAATTCAGCAAAAAGCAGCACTCGTTTCATATACGAATGATTTTTTTAAAAAAATTGAAATTGAAGAAAGAAATAGGGTTGAAATTTGGGCGGAAGCTACAAGGAGACTTATTAATGCGGGAATTAATGAGGATTTGAGCTTTTATACTCTCATTATCGCAGGTAATAATACAATTCCTGTTGTTTTAACAGATAAAAATTTGAATATAATAGCAGCAAAAAATGTTGATTTTTCCACAGATACTGTAAAGGTTTTTGATAAAGAAAAATTTAAAGATTTTATGCAAAATGATCCTATTATAGTGAGCTATGGAAACATAATAAATTATCTTTATTTTAAAGAATCTATTTTGTTTTCGGAATTAAGAGTTGTTTTAGACGATTTAACTGAATCTTTTTTTTCAGAGGTTGTTATAAATAGTGCTAGTGTTCCTGTTTTAATAATGGACTCCACTAAAACAAAGATTTTTTCAAGTGGTAATGTTGATGAGTCGATTTTGAAAGATAGCGTAAAACTAAAAGAGTTAATATTAACAATGGAAGGGCAAAACAACCCTATAATTATAAATTTTGAAGGTACTGGTAAAAAATATATTTATTACAAGAACTCCTTTTTGCTTACTCAGCTTAAATATTACACGTTTATTCAATTGTTTATTGTTGCAATTTTTATAATTATTGCGTATTTGGTTTTTAATACAACGCAAAAATCAGAACAAAACAGTGTTTGGGTTGGGATGGCAAAGGAAACAGCGCATCAGCTGGGAACTCCAATTTCATCTATGCTTGCGTGGCTTGATTTTATTGAAGCTGACGAGAAAAATAAAATTTACATTGAGGAATTGAGAAAAGATATAAAAAGATTGCAAGATGTTTCTGACAGGTTTAACAACATTGGCTCTAATCCAGATTTGCCACTTACACCTATTGCTCATTCAATTTATGATTCTGTAAGATATATTCAGTCGCGAGCATCAAAAAAAGTCATTATTAACATTCAGTTTCCTGAAGATGAAAGGAGTTTAATTCCCTTGAATAATAATTTATTTAGCTGGGTGATGGAAAACTTGTTGAAAAACGCAATAGATGCGATGAATGGAGAAGGAACAATAGATATTTCAATTTTAAAAATGCCCAAATATATTATTGTTGATATTTCTGATACCGGAAGAGGCTTTGCAAAAGCTAATTATAAAACGGTGTTTCGCCCGGGATATACAACTAAAAAACGAGGCTGGGGCTTAGGACTAACATTGTCAAAACGTATTATAGAAGAATATCACAAAGGAAAACTTTTTGTTTATTCTTCTGTCATTGGTAAAGGCACAACTTTTAGAATACAATTGCCTTATAAGCAATAA
- the tsaE gene encoding tRNA (adenosine(37)-N6)-threonylcarbamoyltransferase complex ATPase subunit type 1 TsaE yields MIKLFENISKKELTIVAEYISELSDKHNVFAFYGDMGAGKTTLIAEIVKKIIGENFSVTSPTFSLVNVYNGKKTIYHFDCYRIENTAEALDAGIEDLIYGKNICLIEWSEKIEDILPKNVVIINIKSGKDDFCRNIEVILQKNE; encoded by the coding sequence ATGATAAAATTATTTGAAAATATTTCTAAAAAAGAGCTAACAATTGTAGCTGAGTATATTTCAGAACTTTCTGATAAGCATAATGTATTTGCTTTTTATGGAGATATGGGTGCTGGCAAAACCACATTGATAGCGGAAATTGTTAAAAAAATAATAGGCGAAAATTTTTCAGTAACAAGCCCAACATTTTCATTAGTAAATGTTTATAATGGAAAAAAAACCATTTATCATTTCGATTGTTATAGGATTGAAAATACAGCAGAGGCTTTAGATGCTGGAATTGAGGATTTAATTTATGGAAAAAACATTTGTTTAATTGAATGGTCCGAAAAAATAGAAGACATTTTACCCAAAAATGTTGTGATAATAAATATTAAAAGCGGCAAAGATGATTTTTGCCGGAATATAGAAGTAATATTACAAAAAAATGAATGA
- a CDS encoding HD domain-containing protein: MNNPCVQRLSRIRQLGMTYLVYPGALHTRFNHAIGAMHLIDIAIEVLRNKGFEISNEEKQSTLAAILLHDVGHGPFSHALENSLIHDVSHEKISLLLMERLNKEFDNKLSMAIEIFKGTYKKKFLHQLVSGQLDVDRIDYLTRDSFFTGVSEGIIGTERLLKMMTISEDELAVEEKGIYSVERFIISRRLMYWQVYYHKTVLAAEQMLIAVLKRAQEIALSGTKIFAPPALMFFLSKKTKEKDLNFDALTNFIEIDDSDILSSLKVWQHHEDKVLSYLSKSLLNRKLFRVIIDVKKDPENDEKKCTEIMKKYDISKNEIPYFFGYGEIKNDAYNPKTDKIWISYRDGSRKDITEASDQLNYGLISKTVVKNFIYHPK; encoded by the coding sequence ATGAATAACCCCTGTGTGCAAAGGCTAAGCCGCATTCGCCAACTTGGAATGACCTATCTCGTTTATCCGGGCGCATTGCACACACGATTTAATCACGCAATTGGAGCCATGCACCTTATCGACATTGCTATTGAAGTTTTGCGGAACAAAGGATTTGAAATATCAAACGAGGAAAAGCAAAGTACTTTAGCTGCTATTCTACTGCACGATGTTGGGCACGGTCCATTCTCTCACGCACTAGAAAATTCTTTAATCCACGATGTCTCTCACGAGAAAATTTCTCTTTTATTGATGGAAAGATTAAATAAAGAATTTGACAATAAGCTGTCTATGGCTATTGAAATCTTTAAGGGAACTTATAAGAAAAAATTTCTTCATCAGCTTGTTTCTGGGCAGCTAGATGTTGACAGAATAGATTATCTAACCAGAGACAGCTTTTTCACAGGTGTTTCGGAAGGAATTATTGGCACAGAGCGTCTTTTAAAGATGATGACCATTTCAGAAGATGAGTTGGCTGTGGAAGAAAAAGGAATTTATTCTGTAGAAAGATTTATTATCTCTCGCAGACTAATGTATTGGCAAGTATATTACCACAAAACAGTTTTAGCAGCAGAACAAATGCTAATTGCTGTATTAAAACGCGCACAGGAAATAGCATTAAGCGGAACAAAAATTTTCGCCCCACCTGCTCTAATGTTTTTCCTCTCGAAAAAAACTAAAGAAAAAGACTTAAATTTTGATGCTTTAACAAATTTTATTGAAATTGATGATAGCGATATTTTATCTTCTTTAAAAGTATGGCAACATCATGAAGATAAGGTACTGAGCTATCTTTCAAAGAGCTTGTTAAATAGAAAATTGTTTCGCGTTATAATAGATGTGAAAAAAGACCCAGAAAATGACGAAAAAAAATGTACGGAAATAATGAAGAAATACGATATTTCTAAAAATGAAATTCCATATTTTTTTGGATATGGCGAAATTAAAAACGACGCTTACAACCCCAAAACTGATAAAATATGGATTTCCTATCGCGATGGGTCGAGAAAAGACATTACAGAAGCTTCAGATCAATTAAACTACGGATTAATTTCAAAAACTGTTGTGAAAAACTTTATATATCACCCGAAATAG
- a CDS encoding bifunctional response regulator/alkaline phosphatase family protein, translating into MAGKSKILWVDDEIEILKPHILFLEQKGYELFPVSNGNDAIDALKTNDFDIVFLDENMPGLSGLETLSEIKKIRENIPVIMITKSQEESIMEEAIGSKISDYLIKPVNPNQILLSLKKNLEEKRLIQEKTTVSYQQVFTRLGMEISPNLSFSEWAELYKKLVYWELELQKANDEAMMQILQTQKEEANKVFSKSFFKNYIDWLNNKNAPIMSHNVVQKAVLPHIGKDKIMFIVIDNLRYDQWKYIQAAIENNFKIVEEDIYCSILPTATQYARNSLFSGLLPSEIIRKFPKYWVDDDGDENSKNQYEPELFAELLKRLGVNVKYNFSKILSLKAGKKYVDSFSNISSNSLNVLVYNFVDMLSHAKTDMEIIKELANDEAAYRSLTASWFDHSPLSEAFELAAENDFKVILTTDHGSIRVRNAIKILGDRETNTNIRFKYGKYLNTDGKNVFELKNPLDFFLPKPNVSTSYMFCTSSDYFVYPNNFNYYVNFFYDSFQHGGVSLEENLIPLVTLTPK; encoded by the coding sequence ATGGCTGGAAAAAGCAAAATTCTTTGGGTTGATGACGAGATAGAGATTTTAAAACCACATATTCTTTTTTTAGAGCAAAAGGGATATGAATTATTTCCTGTTTCTAATGGCAATGATGCAATAGACGCTTTAAAAACTAATGATTTTGATATTGTTTTTTTAGATGAAAACATGCCCGGACTTAGTGGCTTGGAAACACTTTCTGAAATAAAAAAAATAAGAGAAAATATTCCTGTTATAATGATTACAAAAAGTCAGGAAGAATCTATAATGGAAGAGGCGATTGGCAGCAAAATTTCAGATTATTTGATAAAGCCTGTAAATCCAAATCAGATTTTGCTTTCATTGAAAAAAAATCTTGAAGAAAAGCGATTAATTCAGGAAAAAACCACAGTGTCTTATCAGCAGGTGTTTACTAGGCTTGGAATGGAAATATCTCCAAATTTATCATTTAGTGAATGGGCGGAATTGTATAAAAAGTTAGTTTATTGGGAATTGGAGCTGCAAAAGGCAAACGATGAAGCGATGATGCAGATATTGCAAACGCAAAAAGAGGAAGCAAATAAGGTTTTTTCAAAGTCTTTTTTTAAAAATTATATAGATTGGCTAAATAATAAAAATGCTCCAATAATGTCTCATAATGTTGTTCAAAAAGCTGTGTTGCCGCATATTGGGAAGGATAAGATAATGTTTATTGTTATTGATAATTTGCGATACGACCAGTGGAAATACATTCAAGCGGCAATTGAAAATAATTTTAAAATAGTTGAAGAAGATATTTATTGTAGCATTCTGCCCACAGCAACGCAGTATGCAAGAAATTCGCTATTTTCGGGTTTATTGCCAAGTGAAATTATAAGGAAATTCCCAAAATACTGGGTAGATGATGATGGAGACGAAAACTCAAAAAATCAATATGAACCGGAGCTTTTTGCAGAGTTGCTGAAACGCCTTGGAGTTAATGTGAAATACAATTTTTCAAAAATATTGAGTTTGAAGGCGGGCAAGAAATATGTGGATAGTTTCAGCAATATTAGTTCTAACAGCCTTAATGTGTTGGTTTACAACTTTGTGGACATGCTTTCTCATGCAAAAACGGATATGGAAATAATAAAAGAATTAGCGAATGATGAAGCGGCATATCGTTCATTAACAGCTAGTTGGTTCGACCATAGTCCGCTTTCTGAGGCTTTTGAATTAGCGGCAGAAAATGATTTTAAGGTAATTCTTACAACAGATCATGGAAGCATTCGCGTGAGAAATGCAATAAAAATTCTAGGCGACCGAGAAACAAATACAAATATACGGTTTAAGTATGGTAAATATTTAAACACAGATGGCAAAAATGTTTTTGAGTTGAAGAATCCATTAGACTTTTTCTTGCCAAAGCCAAATGTTAGCACATCTTATATGTTTTGCACATCTTCAGATTATTTCGTTTATCCTAATAATTTTAATTACTATGTAAACTTTTTTTATGATTCTTTTCAACATGGTGGCGTTTCTTTAGAAGAAAATCTAATTCCATTAGTAACTCTTACTCCTAAATGA
- a CDS encoding pantoate--beta-alanine ligase encodes MKVFKKTHDFQSWHEKLPQKSKIGFVPTMGFLHDGHLSLVKEARAKNDFVVVSIFVNPIQFNNREDLQNYPRNEEKDLQLLEEHRVDVVFMPSVEEMYPEPAKEIYSFPHIDQVMEGALRPGHFNGVAVVVSRLFKIVKPTSAYFGKKDYQQLLLIKELVKECSFDIEIVGMPIVREKDGLAMSSRNARLSAEEREIAPVIYKVLKQAKQLLEDFDVEEVCEKCSAMLSENEKIKLEYFIIADAETLKPLKSKKDALHAIAFVALWLGNVRLIDNIELF; translated from the coding sequence ATGAAGGTTTTTAAGAAAACACATGATTTTCAGAGCTGGCATGAAAAATTACCTCAAAAATCAAAAATTGGTTTTGTGCCAACAATGGGTTTTTTACACGATGGACACTTGTCTTTAGTCAAAGAAGCTAGAGCTAAGAATGATTTTGTGGTAGTAAGCATTTTTGTTAATCCTATTCAATTTAACAACAGGGAAGATTTGCAGAACTATCCTAGAAATGAAGAAAAAGATTTGCAATTACTTGAAGAGCATAGGGTAGATGTTGTTTTTATGCCATCTGTTGAAGAAATGTATCCAGAGCCAGCAAAGGAAATATATTCTTTTCCGCATATAGACCAAGTTATGGAAGGGGCATTGCGACCGGGGCATTTTAACGGCGTGGCTGTTGTGGTTTCTAGATTGTTTAAAATAGTAAAACCAACAAGTGCTTATTTTGGCAAAAAAGATTATCAGCAGCTTCTGTTGATAAAAGAATTGGTGAAAGAATGTTCTTTTGATATAGAAATTGTAGGAATGCCAATAGTGAGAGAAAAAGATGGGCTTGCAATGAGTTCTCGCAATGCAAGATTATCTGCGGAAGAACGGGAAATAGCTCCTGTAATTTATAAGGTTTTAAAGCAAGCAAAGCAGTTGTTAGAAGACTTTGATGTTGAGGAAGTTTGTGAAAAATGTTCTGCAATGCTGTCTGAAAATGAAAAAATAAAGTTGGAATATTTTATTATTGCTGATGCAGAAACTTTAAAGCCATTAAAAAGCAAAAAAGATGCTTTACACGCAATTGCTTTTGTGGCTCTGTGGCTAGGAAATGTTCGACTTATAGACAATATCGAATTATTTTAA